A window of the Diabrotica undecimpunctata isolate CICGRU chromosome 1, icDiaUnde3, whole genome shotgun sequence genome harbors these coding sequences:
- the IntS10 gene encoding integrator complex subunit 10, translating to MEIDLEISDEDYVIEKAKSSFKNNPIAAKAWMITAKIMYPNNFGVQFEAYHIEKNAGHVKEAAKCFSELTIKFQQHQELWKEIEKLTIALRAEADNNDPEKQFLCEMFRHLSSEVQHKLLLFTADHCEDTMEHCRLLLLLLQRFPTAISSNAPRLVDTLISAEKHSVDGNFPVNPYRKLLVCDLLPLLANEKVKVDLPSKLLHKLLHKSIEFYFCYLGLNKGALQDSDTKIEDPWASLFSVIEFIGTQLSWEPYLINFSNNWSKETYWQRIVTFCQTKSKNYPLNEKQLWFCLSIFFVHCLFDYNNSLTPESSPGQTATSYIMVEAFSDVSLPNLVTEPKGKKRKNDADMSHFSSPCITVEKPHLKCIQNNFMLCLNSWDLINSSENLRREFIKLNSHLKLDQLLSGFLIDYTLYKGLYDDALVFIHKISDSSLFLQKYIRIASILYNKKNYRDFLDPITLALPLLPTNEGSLSNNLIIGGHQKHLHYLPLTRLNVLQYLVKLLLRCIKENMPKHSSTDLGMGHIFVLTQLDWPQEEDFVPPLLEYIQQRRTFQYHLFQSYIVNVDILEELTYLWTTQGGQIQLDILPHLGQRRIGTRGADKGVKEEIKQAIRRQISRSNEKLDELLISFIMNERKQILQSLM from the coding sequence ATGGAGATTGACTTAGAGATATCTGACGAGGATTACGTTATTGAAAAAGCAAAATCTTCATTTAAAAATAATCCTATTGCCGCCAAAGCATGGATGATTACAGCGAAAATAATGTACCCCAACAATTTCGGAGTGCAGTTCGAAGCCTATCATATAGAGAAAAATGCTGGACACGTTAAAGAGGCTGCGAAATGTTTCAGCGAGTTGACTATTAAATTTCAGCAACACCAAGAACTTTGGAAGGAAATAGAGAAACTTACAATAGCTTTGAGAGCTGAAGCTGACAACAACGATCCTGAAAAGCAATTTTTATGTGAAATGTTTAGGCATTTATCATCAGAGGTTCAACACAAGTTGTTGCTCTTCACTGCTGATCATTGTGAAGATACTATGGAACACTGTAGACTGCTTTTGCTACTTTTGCAACGATTTCCAACAGCTATATCTAGCAACGCTCCGCGACTTGTGGATACTTTAATTAGTGCTGAAAAACATAGTGTTGATGGCAACTTTCCAGTTAATCCATACAGAAAACTTTTAGTTTGTGATTTGTTACCACTTTTGGCAAACGAAAAGGTTAAAGTTGATTTACCTTCAAAACTTCTGCACAAATTGCTACATAAGAGTATTgagttttatttttgctatttagGATTAAATAAAGGTGCTCTGCAAGACAGTGATACAAAAATAGAAGATCCATGGGCTAGCCTGTTTAGTGTAATAGAGTTCATTGGAACACAATTGAGTTGGGAACCATACCTAATTAATTTCTCAAATAATTGGTCTAAAGAAACCTACTGGCAGAGAATAGTAACCTTTTGTCAAACTAAATCCAAGAATTATCCTTTAAATGAAAAGCAACTGTGGTTTTGCTTGTCAATATTCTTTGTACACTGCTTGTTTGATTACAATAATAGTTTAACTCCTGAATCAAGTCCTGGACAAACAGCTACTTCGTATATAATGGTTGAAGCATTTTCAGATGTTAGTTTACCAAATTTGGTGACAGAACCAAAAGGAAAGAAGCGTAAAAATGATGCAGATATGTCACATTTTTCATCTCCATGCATAACAGTTGAAAAACCACATTTGAAGTGTATCCAGAACAATTTTATGTTATGTCTGAACAGTTGGGACCTTATCAACTCATCTGAAAACTTGAGGAGGGAATTTATTAAACTAAACTCGCATTTGAAATTAGATCAATTATTATCAGGATTTCTCATTGATTATACTTTATATAAAGGTCTATATGATGATGCCTTAGTATTTATACACAAAATTTCAGATTCCTCCTTGTTTTTACAGAAATATATAAGGATAGCTAGTATATTGTATAATAAAAAGAACTATAGAGACTTTTTAGACCCTATAACTTTAGCACTGCCTTTATTACCTACTAATGAAGGATCTTTAAGTAATAATCTTATCATAGGAGGTCACCAAAAACATTTACATTACCTTCCTCTTACAAGACTGAACGTTTTACAATATTTAGTCAAACTGTTGTTAAGATGTATCAAGGAAAACATGCCTAAACACAGCAGCACTGATCTAGGTATGGGACATATCTTTGTTCTGACTCAGCTAGATTGGCCTCAAGAAGAAGACTTTGTTCCACCTCTCCTAGAATACATTCAACAACGAAGAACATTCCAGTACCATTTGTTCCAAAGTTATATAGTAAATGTAGATATTCTGGAAGAGTTAACATATCTATGGACCACCCAAGGAGGGCAGATTCAGTTGGATATACTTCCACATTTAGGGCAAAGGCGAATTGGTACAAGAGGTGCTGATAAAGGAGTTAAAGAGGAGATAAAACAGGCTATTAGACGACAAATTTCAAGAAGCAATGAAAAACTAGATGAACTTTTAATAAGCTTTATAATGAATGAAAGGAAGCAGATTTTACAGAGTCTTATGTAA
- the Polr3H gene encoding DNA-directed RNA polymerase III subunit RPC8, with translation MFILAEMKNVTRIPPELFNMKLNDAIAGELNEKLANKVVLNVGLCIALYDIISLKESFIIPGDGASHTRVNFRFIVFRPFIEEILVGKIRSCSQEGVHVTLGFFEDIIIPPTALQHPSKFNETEQAWVWEYDTGDGSKHDLFMDAGETIRFRVTAEAFNETCPTGPTTIQDSQENTESKIPYMLTGSINEPGLGLLTWWDN, from the exons ATGTTTATCTTGGCAGAGATGAAAAATGTGACGAGGATACCACCAGAGCTATTTAATATGAAACTGAATGACGCAATTGCTGGAGAACTAAATGAAAAGCTGGCTAATAAA gtaGTTCTTAATGTTGGCCTCTGCATTGCCCTGTACGATATAATCAGTCTTAAAGAATCATTTATAATACCTGGAGATGGAGCTTCACACACTCGAGTAAATTTTCGCTTTATAGTATTTCGACCTTTTATAGAAGAAATCCTTGTTGGAAAAATCAGGAGTTGCAGCCAGGAAGGCGTTCACGTAACTTTAGGATTCTTTGAGGACATTATAATACCTCCAACTGCTCTACAACATCCCTCTAAATTCAATGAAACTGAACAAGCATGGGTTTGGGAGTATGATACTGGAGATGGCAGTAAACATGATCTTTTTATGGATGCTGGAGAGACTATAAGGTTTAGAGTGACTGCTGAGGCTTTTAATGAGACTTGTCCAACTGGACCAACTACAATTCAGGATTCTCAAGAGAATACAGAAAGCAAAATACCATATATGCTTACA GGAAGTATAAACGAACCTGGTTTGGGATTGTTAACCTGGTGGGACAATTGA